The Candidatus Rhabdochlamydia sp. T3358 nucleotide sequence GTCTTGTGCTGCTTTAATGAGAAGATCTGTTTCATGAAGAGAGGCTTGTCCAGATAAAGGGGAGATGTATCCATCTATGAGAAGGTTTGTATTTAAAGAAGCAATTTCATCAGGAGTGGAAGGACCTACGTTTTCGAAGGGAGCTGCTATGAGGCGAGAAGTTAGAATCAAACATAATAACCAACGCATACATTATGCCTTAATCCATGTTACTTGATAAACGATCATTTGGCAGAATAATGTTATTTTAAAGTATGCATTTCCAACAAGCTCTTTGAGAATGTCATAGTGATATTGCAACCCTTTTAACCCCAATGTTGAGTTTAATTAACTAAGAATAGGAAAGATAAGACAAAAAAACAGTGTAAAAAGACCTCTTAATGTTGTACAAGTTTCGTTTCTGAAAAAACAACAACAAAAGAGGTCAAAAATGGAAACGCTTATTGAATTATACTGCTCTGTGGATGATTTTTGGAAGGATTTCAACAAGCAATGGGAGCAACATTTAATTACCAAAGGCAAATCTCTAAGAGGACCTAAAGCAGAAATGTCTATTCCTGAAATGATGACAATATCTATTTTATTTCATCAATCAAACTACAGGAATTTCAAACACTTCTATTGCAGCCACGTTATGATTTATCTTCATAAGGAGTTTCCTACGCTTATTAGCTATAGCAGATTTGTCTACCTTCTAAAAAATCTTTTCATCCCCCTATTTGCTTATCTTTTACATAATAAAGGTACAATTACTGGAGTTAGTTTTATCGATTCAACGAAGATACAAGTTTGCCATAACAAAAGGATTAGAAGAAATAAAGTTTTTGCAAAATTTGCAAAAATGGGAAAAACAGGAGCAGGATGGTTCTTTGGAGTGAAACTTCATTTAATCATTAATGAAGTAGGAGAAATCCTCGCTTTTCAACTAACTCCTGGAAATGCATCGGATGTTTCTGTAGCTGAGGTTTTGTCACAGGGAATCACCGGAAACCTCTATGGAGATAAAGGGTATATTTCAGAGAAATTAGGAAAAAAATTAATGGATAAAGGCTTACAATTATTCACAAATTTACGGTCTAAAATGAAAAATAAGTTCATGAATCTCAGAGATAAAATACTACTGCGTAAAAGAGTTATTATTGAAACTGTAAATGATCAACTTAAAAATATATCCCAGATTGAGCACACAAGGCATAGATCAGTGAGTAACTTTTTGGTTAATACTCTTTGTGGAATTGCAGCTTATATGAGGCAACCTAAAAAACCTCGTATTAGAATGTCTGATAAGGAAAGTTTAGGGCTAGTTACCAGCTAGAAAACCCAAAACTGAGGTATATATTTGTTTTTCGCGATACAAGTAAAGAAGAAGTACTTTTGTATATAGCAGGGAATGAAAATGCCTTCTTTGCTTTTACAAATTACGAAGCATGCATTTGTTTTCTCGAAGAGAATGCTAAAAAAGATGTTAAATGGCAGGAGTTGTTAACCTCACACTTCTCTATAGATGTTCAAGATCTTGTGCTTAACGCTCTTAAAAAGGGTTCTTATATAGATTCTTCTTCTTTGGGATCTACACTCTATCCACGACCTGCTGACTGCTCCTTTAAAAATCCTCACATACTTCACATAATAAAAACAAAACCTATAGAAAAAAGCCTTTTTGAGACAATCCAAAAAAATACCCAAGAACGCTCTTATTTAGATGCAAGTGCAGTAATCACCTCTGATAAAGAGCTGATGCTAAAGCGCATGGCTCTTGTTTTAGACTCTCTAGGAAGAGCTTTATTAGTGCCAAGTTTTGCTTTTCCTATTGTGAACTGGGCAACGCTTGCTCTCTTAGCTACAGAAAGCGCTCTGAATCTTTACATCGCAAAAAATGGTGATACCGTAAAAGAGCGTTATCAAGCAGCCATCGATATAGGAACTATTTCGCTAGAGTTTCTTTTATTAGGAGCTTTCTTAAACTTTCGTTCTTTACAGCTTTCGAGACACCAAAAATTCACCAACCAAGTCAATATACGTGCTGCTGCTCGGGGTAGCGGTTTACAACCTTCTCTTAA carries:
- a CDS encoding IS982 family transposase; the protein is METLIELYCSVDDFWKDFNKQWEQHLITKGKSLRGPKAEMSIPEMMTISILFHQSNYRNFKHFYCSHVMIYLHKEFPTLISYSRFVYLLKNLFIPLFAYLLHNKGTITGVSFIDSTKIQVCHNKRIRRNKVFAKFAKMGKTGAGWFFGVKLHLIINEVGEILAFQLTPGNASDVSVAEVLSQGITGNLYGDKGYISEKLGKKLMDKGLQLFTNLRSKMKNKFMNLRDKILLRKRVIIETVNDQLKNISQIEHTRHRSVSNFLVNTLCGIAAYMRQPKKPRIRMSDKESLGLVTS